One region of Methanosarcinales archaeon genomic DNA includes:
- a CDS encoding DUF3344 domain-containing protein, translating into MELNILKRNIILCIILLSLLTVTAAAQEPEVNGYIADKPLSTFGHDTIRGGLDYTIGDSYYSGKLWTGETYTVHYAVSLPEGRVVKFARLYNYWTWSAKGSTGTYPDMELTFDNKKLEPDQQYSDRKGWGIYDYPAGTWAYDITSIVSGSGSHTAVIENIGPDGTYFCMNGIGLLVVYTDVNGKDIEYWVNEGSDMLNSQAEDDGTPTYTTPDQTITEMMNPTISHGPIKKATLWTIVQSGNWDANMLYVNDRNWSGICNGTPYPDLDIDTRDVTEHLTVGKNTIYFQAVEDYAIPSGSFLVVEIEPTAEGASMSTSSQQLVKEASGPRGTPGFEAVPTIALIIIISLLTFRKYNC; encoded by the coding sequence ATGGAATTAAATATACTTAAAAGAAATATAATTTTATGCATAATATTGCTGAGCTTACTAACTGTTACGGCAGCAGCGCAGGAACCGGAAGTGAATGGATATATAGCCGATAAACCGCTTTCAACTTTTGGCCATGACACCATAAGAGGCGGATTGGATTATACGATAGGGGACAGTTATTACAGCGGGAAGCTTTGGACTGGTGAAACATATACCGTGCATTATGCCGTATCGTTACCAGAAGGTAGGGTAGTGAAGTTCGCACGGCTCTATAATTACTGGACCTGGAGTGCCAAGGGTTCAACTGGCACGTATCCGGATATGGAACTGACCTTTGATAATAAAAAGCTTGAGCCGGATCAACAGTACAGTGACAGAAAGGGGTGGGGAATATATGACTATCCCGCCGGCACATGGGCGTATGATATTACGAGTATTGTAAGCGGATCTGGCAGTCATACAGCTGTCATTGAGAATATCGGTCCTGATGGTACATATTTCTGCATGAATGGTATTGGTTTGCTCGTGGTATACACTGATGTGAATGGAAAGGATATCGAATACTGGGTCAATGAAGGAAGTGATATGCTCAACTCGCAAGCAGAGGATGACGGCACACCGACCTACACAACACCTGACCAGACCATCACTGAGATGATGAACCCCACAATTTCACATGGTCCGATAAAGAAAGCCACCTTGTGGACCATTGTCCAGTCAGGCAACTGGGATGCGAACATGTTGTATGTCAATGACAGGAACTGGTCGGGCATCTGCAACGGTACACCTTATCCTGACCTGGATATTGATACGCGGGACGTTACCGAGCATCTAACGGTTGGAAAGAACACCATATATTTTCAGGCGGTTGAAGACTATGCTATCCCGTCGGGTTCATTTCTCGTAGTTGAAATAGAGCCAACTGCTGAGGGGGCATCGATGTCTACATCTTCACAACAGTTAGTAAAAGAGGCATCGGGACCGAGAGGGACTCCTGGATTTGAAGCAGTACCCACAATTGCACTGATCATAATTATCTCTTTATTAACATTCAGGAAATACAACTGTTGA